The Streptomyces sp. SS1-1 genome has a segment encoding these proteins:
- a CDS encoding CPBP family intramembrane glutamic endopeptidase, translating to MQGEADPLADSFPRERPARRILRDETLLVLALSLGASGVSALISFIGSVTKPGGLKDQAATLNASAAPGRPWLDLAWQLFGIASALVPVALVAHLLMREGRSMRTIGFDRGRPWFDLGRGAGIAAVIGSTGIAFYLAVRELGFNLTVVPEALPDVWWKYPVLILSAAQNAVLEEVIVVGYLLRRLGQLGWTPGAALVASSVLRGSYHLYQGIGGFLGNMVMGVVFVLLYRRWGRVGPLVVAHTLLDIGAFVGYALLAGRVDWLPTA from the coding sequence GTGCAGGGCGAGGCAGATCCCCTGGCCGATTCCTTTCCGCGCGAGCGGCCGGCACGGCGGATCCTCCGTGACGAGACGCTGCTCGTCCTCGCGCTCTCGCTCGGCGCGAGCGGGGTGTCCGCCCTGATCAGTTTCATCGGGTCCGTGACGAAGCCGGGCGGCCTCAAGGACCAGGCGGCCACGCTCAACGCCTCGGCGGCGCCCGGGCGTCCCTGGCTGGACCTGGCCTGGCAGCTGTTCGGGATCGCCAGCGCGCTGGTGCCCGTCGCGCTGGTCGCGCACCTCCTCATGCGGGAGGGGCGGAGCATGCGGACGATCGGCTTCGACCGCGGGCGGCCCTGGTTCGACCTGGGCCGGGGCGCGGGGATCGCGGCGGTGATCGGCAGCACCGGGATCGCGTTCTACCTCGCCGTCCGTGAACTCGGCTTCAACCTGACGGTGGTGCCCGAGGCGCTGCCGGACGTGTGGTGGAAGTACCCGGTGCTGATCCTGTCGGCCGCGCAGAACGCCGTCCTGGAAGAGGTCATCGTCGTCGGGTATCTGCTGCGGCGGCTGGGGCAGCTGGGCTGGACGCCCGGCGCCGCGCTGGTGGCCAGCTCCGTGCTGCGCGGCTCCTACCACCTCTACCAGGGCATCGGCGGCTTCCTCGGCAACATGGTGATGGGCGTCGTCTTCGTCCTCCTCTACCGGCGCTGGGGGCGGGTGGGCCCGCTGGTCGTCGCCCATACCCTGCTCGACATCGGGGCGTTCGTCGGATACGCCCTGCTGGCGGGCCGCGTCGACTGGCTGCCGACGGCCTGA
- a CDS encoding substrate-binding and VWA domain-containing protein, translated as MGRHSLPDQYGAGSGDPRRRAFRRRLALVTAVALTVAGGTAAAVAQGLLSFGTSCQDDAVRLRLLAAPEVAPALQTAAERARRAGLTSDGRCVAVTVIAREPHQVATALTADEDPGAEVWVPDSQAWVQRLTANGGSAEVSTIGHVATSPVGVAMAPAAAKSLGWPDRTYTWTELAAATLGGGPVRLGAADPARSAAGLLALTRVSAAAGAAKGGDTRAAGLMKALSERVTDGDGQVLETLPRDTSDTESANPRRNQAVILSEQAAFRYNAATEDARDLDFFYPEDGAPRLDYPYALLDQTGLTTDESRAAIRFMSYLDDPEQQRLLERHGFRTSDERVPDGLVERAGGSPSQPYAKPVDRPATGVALQESLGVWEITVRSARITMVVDASASMAERVPATERSRMDVTKASLRRALDTFTADDEIGLWDFSTALDGAKDYRVRVPAGRLGDSEGDVTQRDRLETAFGKLKPVKDGATGLYDTTLAAYREATRSYAKGRFNAVVVLTDGVNEDPGSVSRAGLLARLEELADPKRPLPLIMIAVGPDADREEADRIAKATGGSGHEVTDPAQMETAILKAIVKAASPDRRG; from the coding sequence ATGGGACGTCACAGCTTGCCCGATCAGTATGGAGCGGGCAGCGGCGACCCCCGTCGGCGCGCCTTCCGTCGCCGGCTGGCGCTGGTGACGGCCGTGGCGCTGACGGTGGCCGGCGGTACGGCCGCCGCGGTCGCGCAGGGCCTGCTCTCCTTCGGCACGTCGTGCCAGGACGACGCGGTACGGCTGAGGCTGCTGGCCGCCCCCGAGGTGGCGCCCGCGCTGCAGACGGCCGCCGAACGTGCCCGGCGTGCCGGTCTCACCTCGGACGGGCGGTGCGTGGCCGTGACCGTGATCGCCCGGGAGCCGCACCAGGTCGCCACGGCGCTGACGGCGGACGAGGACCCCGGCGCCGAGGTGTGGGTGCCGGACTCGCAAGCCTGGGTGCAGCGGCTCACGGCGAACGGCGGCAGCGCCGAGGTCTCCACGATCGGCCATGTCGCCACCTCGCCGGTCGGGGTCGCGATGGCCCCGGCCGCCGCGAAGTCGCTGGGCTGGCCGGACCGGACGTACACCTGGACGGAGCTGGCCGCGGCCACCCTGGGCGGCGGTCCCGTGCGGCTCGGGGCGGCCGACCCTGCGCGGAGCGCGGCCGGGCTGCTCGCGCTGACCCGGGTGAGCGCGGCCGCGGGCGCCGCGAAGGGCGGCGACACCCGCGCGGCGGGCCTGATGAAGGCGCTGTCGGAACGGGTCACCGACGGCGACGGGCAGGTCCTGGAGACGCTGCCGCGCGACACCTCGGACACCGAGTCGGCCAACCCCCGGCGCAACCAGGCGGTGATCCTCAGCGAGCAGGCCGCCTTCCGCTACAACGCGGCCACCGAGGACGCCCGTGACCTGGACTTCTTCTACCCGGAGGACGGGGCGCCGCGGCTCGACTACCCGTACGCGCTGCTCGACCAGACCGGGCTGACGACCGACGAGAGCCGGGCGGCGATCCGGTTCATGAGCTATCTCGACGACCCGGAGCAGCAGCGCCTGCTGGAGCGCCACGGCTTCCGCACGTCCGACGAGCGGGTGCCCGACGGCTTGGTCGAGCGGGCCGGCGGCAGCCCCTCCCAGCCGTACGCGAAGCCCGTGGACCGTCCGGCGACGGGGGTCGCGCTCCAGGAGTCGCTCGGCGTCTGGGAGATCACCGTGCGCAGCGCGCGGATCACCATGGTCGTGGACGCCTCCGCGTCCATGGCGGAGCGGGTGCCTGCGACCGAGCGGTCCCGTATGGACGTCACCAAGGCGTCGCTGCGCCGCGCGCTGGACACATTCACGGCGGACGACGAGATCGGCCTGTGGGACTTCTCCACCGCGCTGGACGGCGCCAAGGACTACCGCGTGCGCGTACCGGCCGGGCGCCTGGGGGACAGCGAGGGCGACGTCACCCAACGCGACCGCCTGGAGACGGCGTTCGGAAAGCTGAAGCCGGTGAAGGACGGCGCGACGGGCCTGTACGACACGACGCTCGCCGCGTACCGGGAGGCGACCAGGTCCTACGCGAAGGGCAGGTTCAACGCGGTGGTCGTCCTCACGGACGGCGTCAACGAGGACCCGGGCAGCGTCTCACGGGCCGGTCTCCTCGCACGGCTGGAGGAACTCGCCGATCCCAAGCGCCCGCTTCCGCTCATCATGATCGCGGTGGGCCCGGACGCCGACCGCGAGGAGGCCGACCGGATCGCGAAGGCCACCGGCGGCTCGGGGCACGAGGTGACGGACCCGGCCCAGATGGAGACGGCCATCCTGAAGGCGATCGTGAAGGCGGCGTCCCCGGACCGGCGGGGCTGA
- a CDS encoding glutamate-cysteine ligase family protein has product MGEKVVAGRFDLSDRQHYRDKLRQCLTGLERLLEERRFDRPRNLLGLEIELNLAGADGMPKMLNGQVLERIASRDFQTELAMFNLEVNIAPHRLEGRVFDQLGEELRTSLAYADRKAGEVDAGIVMIGILPTLDRDDLVSSNLSEVDRYALLNEQIVAARGEDFTLDIDGVERLTCTSKSIAPEAACTSVQLHLQVTPGRFADVWNAAQAVAAAQIAVGANSPFLFGRELWRESRPPLFQQSTDTRPPELQAQGVRPRTWFGERWITSAYDLFEENLRYFPALLPICDDEDPLEVLDAGGTPTLSELVLHNGTVYRWNRPVYDIADGVPHLRVENRVLPAGPTVTDIIANAAFYYGVVRALAEETRPVWTRMPFEAAAANFDAACKDGIDARLRWPRRGRHGAMAEVDAVSLVRDELLPLAASGLDAWGVEPADRDFYLGVIEERCRRRTNGASWQAATFHRALEAGLSRDAALAATTRRYRELMHRGEPVHTWPVGLPEPVPAV; this is encoded by the coding sequence ATGGGGGAGAAGGTCGTGGCAGGTCGGTTCGACCTGTCCGATCGTCAGCACTACCGCGACAAGCTGCGGCAGTGCCTGACGGGGCTGGAGCGGCTGCTGGAGGAGCGGCGGTTCGACCGTCCCAGGAATCTGCTGGGGCTGGAGATCGAGTTGAATCTCGCCGGCGCCGACGGTATGCCGAAAATGTTGAACGGACAGGTGCTGGAGCGCATCGCCAGCCGGGACTTCCAGACGGAACTCGCGATGTTCAACCTGGAGGTCAACATAGCCCCGCACCGACTGGAGGGCCGCGTTTTCGACCAGCTCGGCGAGGAACTCCGTACGTCGCTGGCATATGCCGACCGAAAAGCGGGAGAGGTCGACGCGGGAATCGTGATGATCGGCATTCTGCCGACCCTCGACCGTGACGACCTGGTCTCCTCGAACCTCTCCGAGGTGGACCGCTACGCGCTCCTCAACGAGCAGATCGTGGCGGCGCGCGGCGAGGACTTCACGCTCGACATCGATGGCGTGGAACGCCTGACGTGCACCTCGAAGTCGATCGCGCCCGAAGCGGCCTGCACCTCCGTGCAGCTGCATCTCCAGGTCACCCCGGGCCGCTTCGCCGACGTCTGGAACGCCGCCCAGGCGGTCGCCGCCGCACAGATCGCGGTCGGCGCCAACTCGCCGTTCCTCTTCGGCCGCGAGCTGTGGCGCGAGTCCCGCCCGCCCCTGTTCCAGCAGTCCACCGACACCCGCCCGCCCGAGCTCCAGGCGCAAGGCGTACGGCCGCGCACCTGGTTCGGGGAGCGCTGGATCACCTCGGCGTACGACCTCTTCGAGGAGAACCTGCGCTACTTCCCAGCCCTGCTGCCGATCTGCGACGACGAGGACCCGCTCGAGGTGCTGGACGCCGGCGGCACCCCCACCCTCTCCGAGCTCGTCCTGCACAACGGCACCGTCTACCGCTGGAACCGGCCCGTCTACGACATCGCCGACGGCGTACCGCACCTGCGTGTGGAGAACCGCGTCCTGCCCGCCGGACCCACCGTCACCGACATCATCGCCAACGCGGCCTTCTACTACGGAGTCGTCCGCGCCCTCGCCGAGGAGACGCGGCCCGTCTGGACCCGGATGCCCTTCGAAGCGGCCGCCGCCAACTTCGACGCCGCGTGCAAGGACGGCATCGACGCCCGGCTGCGCTGGCCGCGCCGCGGACGGCACGGCGCCATGGCCGAGGTCGACGCCGTCAGCCTCGTCCGCGACGAGCTGCTGCCGCTGGCGGCGTCCGGGCTGGACGCGTGGGGGGTCGAACCGGCCGACCGCGACTTCTACCTGGGCGTCATCGAGGAGCGCTGCCGCCGGCGCACCAACGGCGCGTCCTGGCAGGCGGCCACCTTCCACCGGGCCCTGGAGGCCGGGCTGAGCCGGGACGCCGCGCTGGCCGCGACCACCCGGCGCTACCGGGAGCTGATGCACCGCGGCGAGCCCGTGCACACCTGGCCGGTGGGCCTGCCGGAGCCGGTGCCGGCGGTGTGA
- a CDS encoding DUF5999 family protein, whose amino-acid sequence MCQHQPPCPSADSADRESARLVAHHPEQGWSLLCNGVLLFEDTGELLPDGQIIAPHRPLGAARVVTAA is encoded by the coding sequence ATGTGCCAGCACCAACCACCGTGCCCGTCAGCCGACTCCGCCGACCGGGAATCCGCCCGACTCGTGGCGCACCACCCGGAGCAGGGCTGGAGCCTGCTGTGCAACGGCGTCCTCCTCTTCGAGGACACCGGTGAACTCCTGCCGGACGGCCAGATCATCGCCCCGCACCGTCCGCTGGGCGCCGCCAGGGTGGTCACCGCCGCGTAG